A window from Argopecten irradians isolate NY chromosome 3, Ai_NY, whole genome shotgun sequence encodes these proteins:
- the LOC138318486 gene encoding uncharacterized protein, whose product MDRFKRSSFGQSYYRFTTRYRIFLDGLPFMMTLLVGGLLLTRFTKKRYVRDDMRAPTKEEMLEAGIDIDTDLASAKLEEELRKIKESLDTENWENVPLEKNKR is encoded by the exons ATGGATCGGTTCAAACGGTCATCATTTGGACAAAGTTATTACAGATTTACAACCAGATACAGAATATTTCTTGATGGATTGCCATTCATG ATGACGTTGCTTGTGGGAGGTCTGCTGCTTACAAGGTTTACAAAGAAACGCTATGTTCGGGATGATATG CGAGCACCCACCAAAGAGGAGATGTTGGAAGCAGGAATCGATATAGATACAGACCTAGCATCAGCTAAGCTGGAGGAAGAATTAAGG aaaataaagGAATCACTGGATACAGAGAACTGGGAAAATGTGCCCCTTGAGAAGAATAAACGGTAA